CAGCCGGACCTCGTTGCCGAAGCGTTCGGCGGCCTCTTTCTCTTTAAGGGTCTGCTCGTGCGGAATCTTGAGTGCCACATGACGGCCATCCTCGGCAGCAGCCAGGTACACCAGCGAGGTGTTGCCGCGTCCCAGCAGACGCAGAAGCTTGTAGCCTGGAATGGTGCGTTCTGAAGTCATGACCGGATACCTCGCACTGTAGACCATGATTTCAGACCTTACGGATCAGTGACGTGAGGCGAACCTTCAGCAACCCCGGGCCGAAGGAGCCTGCATGCAGACACACAGAAAAGAGAATAAGAGAAGAGGCGGGCATGAGTAGCTCCAGTTCACCTCATGACCTCTCACCTAATTCTTTCTGTGGGTCATGTCTGACCCTGCTCGTCACGGCCTGTGATGAAAATCAAATCATCTGCCGGACTGGTCCCTGTTCCTGGTCCACGTTCCGGCAGATGCTGATTCCCCTGGGAGGCCAGGCGTTTTCTTCTCTGAGCTGACCTCGGCAGAAAGGTACCTAGTCGTCGTCGCTTCCCTCTTCGGCGACCCGCTTGCCAGCCATCCATTCCAGTCCAGCCCACATCAGCTCATCCAGGTCACCGTCCAGCACATCGTCGGGATTGTGCTTCATCAGCCCCGTACGATGGTCTTTGATGTACTGCTTGTCGAGCACGTAGGAGCGCATCTGGCTGCCCCATTCCACCTTGGCCTGTGCTCCACGGGCCGCAGCTTCCTCGGCCTCGCGCTTCTTGACCTCGATGTCGTAGAGGCGCTGCTTGAGGATCTGCAAGGCCAGCTCGGCGTTCTTGATCTGCGAACGCGTGATCTGACAGGCCACCGCAAGGCCCGTGGGCAGGTGGGTCAGCCGCACTGCAGAATCGGTGGTGTTGACGCCCTGTCCACCGGCTCCCTGAGAGCGGAACACATCGCGGCGCAGGTCGCTGTCGGGGATGTGGATGTTGATCTCTTCCTCGGGAACTTCCGGCACCACGTCCACCGAGGCGAAGCTGGTCTGGCGGCGGTTGTTGGAGTCGAAGGGAGAGACACGAACAAGACGGTGAACACCGTGCTCGGCCGCCATCATGCCGTAGGCCTTCTCGCCGCGGATAATGAATTCGATGCTCTGGTAGCCGGCCTGATCTCCGGGCTGTTCGTCGAGGATGTCGACCTTGTAGCCCCGGCGCTCGGCCCAGCGCATGTACATGCGGGCCAGCATGCCAGCCCAGTCCTGCGCTTCGGTGCCGCCGGCGCCGCC
The window above is part of the Deinococcus malanensis genome. Proteins encoded here:
- the prfB gene encoding peptide chain release factor 2 (programmed frameshift), which produces MQELLEKLASLREYLDIPGKTRRLNELDRELSDPELWNDQGRARQVTQESGTLRRIVESYTNLRSDAEGLSEMLEIADEEEREMLAEEQGSLQTRVDELYRETLFTMKHADTAAIVRVKGGAGGTEAQDWAGMLARMYMRWAERRGYKVDILDEQPGDQAGYQSIEFIIRGEKAYGMMAAEHGVHRLVRVSPFDSNNRRQTSFASVDVVPEVPEEEINIHIPDSDLRRDVFRSQGAGGQGVNTTDSAVRLTHLPTGLAVACQITRSQIKNAELALQILKQRLYDIEVKKREAEEAAARGAQAKVEWGSQMRSYVLDKQYIKDHRTGLMKHNPDDVLDGDLDELMWAGLEWMAGKRVAEEGSDDD